A single window of Chloracidobacterium sp. DNA harbors:
- a CDS encoding MerR family transcriptional regulator: protein MQGTFRDHRSTEYIGVRGLAEAAERVLREMNPGEQPKGTVSDYPNERTIRFYLSEGLLPTPTEKRGPASLFNYRHLITLLVIKKLQSEGLPISVIKSLLAGREIDDLEKLLRERVKVFTDRTELETFIESSGKGEGEEVMVMSDPKLREDYLAGQAPEMSEENDASAYLSRLLMSAPTPKPDQRSAEHRTHPGKSRNLAGPEAWTRSLIRPGIELHLSDACELPGTERELNSLLRVIEKVLRYKADL, encoded by the coding sequence ATGCAGGGCACATTTCGAGATCACCGAAGCACCGAATATATAGGCGTGAGAGGACTTGCCGAGGCAGCAGAACGAGTTCTGAGGGAAATGAATCCGGGGGAGCAACCCAAGGGAACTGTGTCGGACTACCCAAACGAGCGAACGATCCGGTTTTATCTTTCAGAAGGTTTGCTGCCCACACCGACGGAAAAGCGCGGCCCGGCGTCGCTGTTTAATTACAGGCATCTGATCACGCTGCTCGTGATCAAGAAACTGCAGTCCGAAGGGTTGCCGATAAGCGTCATAAAGAGTTTGCTCGCCGGAAGAGAGATCGACGATCTGGAGAAACTGTTGCGGGAGCGGGTCAAAGTGTTTACCGATAGGACCGAGCTCGAAACTTTTATAGAGTCATCCGGAAAAGGCGAGGGCGAAGAGGTAATGGTAATGTCCGACCCTAAATTGCGTGAGGACTACCTTGCGGGTCAGGCACCCGAAATGAGTGAAGAGAACGACGCAAGCGCATACTTATCCCGACTCCTGATGAGCGCCCCGACGCCGAAGCCAGACCAAAGGTCAGCGGAACACCGGACTCATCCCGGGAAGTCGCGAAACCTGGCCGGACCCGAAGCGTGGACACGCAGCTTGATCCGGCCCGGCATCGAACTGCATCTTTCGGACGCGTGTGAACTACCCGGCACAGAGCGAGAATTGAATTCGTTACTTCGGGTGATCGAAAAAGTTCTTAGGTATAAGGCCGATCTTTGA
- a CDS encoding VWA domain-containing protein: MKNKTIIEIKTIKEKSTAGEGQTIDVLVRVVPPERNNTESKRPKLNLSVVLDRSGSMGGEKMQYAREAAKYCIDQMLTTDRLSTVIFDQSVDVLIPSQEVRNKAAMRSEIDRIEARGSTALHEAWVRGGLQVSDHLDNDAINRVLLITDGQANVGETNVNTIVHQTRELGNRGISTSTIGIGRDFNEDLLMPMAEAGNGNSWHVQEPDDMQRIFEVELKGLIAQVGHSVTFGIKPKEGVRVVELLNDLERDPSGRYKLPNLQSGSPLEIVVRLAVPTTEAGATLHLADFDLSYIGQDSKLPEKSKAKFQVEFAAAEVVDALEEDPSVAQAVLLLINARARREVAEHIDRGDPRSAKSSLAAAMGATDQMFLRAPSPELRKELNDLAGIDEALDIDDMLARKLGLYQRYNRRTGKE; this comes from the coding sequence ATGAAAAACAAAACAATTATCGAGATCAAGACTATTAAGGAAAAATCAACTGCCGGCGAGGGCCAGACGATCGACGTGCTGGTACGCGTGGTTCCGCCGGAGAGGAACAATACCGAATCCAAGCGGCCCAAGCTAAACCTCTCGGTCGTGCTTGACCGCTCCGGTTCGATGGGCGGCGAAAAGATGCAATATGCAAGGGAGGCGGCCAAGTACTGCATTGATCAAATGCTCACGACTGACCGGCTTAGCACGGTCATTTTTGACCAGAGCGTTGACGTTTTGATCCCAAGCCAAGAGGTTCGAAACAAGGCGGCGATGAGATCCGAGATCGACCGGATCGAGGCTAGGGGTTCGACGGCACTTCACGAAGCGTGGGTGCGCGGGGGCTTGCAGGTGAGTGACCATCTCGATAACGACGCGATCAATCGGGTCCTGCTTATCACTGACGGTCAGGCGAACGTTGGTGAAACAAACGTCAATACGATCGTCCACCAAACTCGCGAACTCGGAAACCGGGGCATAAGTACCAGTACGATCGGGATCGGGCGCGACTTTAACGAGGATCTGCTGATGCCGATGGCTGAAGCCGGAAACGGCAACAGTTGGCACGTACAGGAACCGGATGATATGCAGCGTATCTTTGAGGTCGAGCTTAAGGGCCTGATCGCTCAGGTGGGACACAGCGTGACCTTTGGCATAAAGCCGAAAGAAGGTGTTCGCGTGGTTGAACTCCTTAACGATCTCGAGCGGGACCCGTCCGGTAGATATAAGCTGCCGAATCTACAGTCCGGTTCGCCGCTTGAGATCGTCGTCAGGTTGGCGGTTCCGACAACAGAAGCCGGGGCAACGTTGCATCTTGCCGACTTTGACCTTTCATATATCGGGCAGGATTCGAAACTGCCGGAGAAGTCCAAGGCTAAGTTTCAGGTGGAGTTTGCTGCCGCTGAAGTCGTTGACGCTCTGGAGGAAGATCCGTCAGTCGCTCAAGCGGTGCTTTTGTTAATTAACGCACGGGCACGCCGTGAAGTTGCCGAGCACATCGATCGCGGCGACCCGAGAAGCGCCAAATCGTCCCTTGCGGCGGCGATGGGCGCTACCGATCAAATGTTCTTGAGAGCTCCATCACCCGAACTTCGAAAGGAGTTGAACGATCTCGCCGGGATCGACGAGGCTCTCGATATTGATGATATGTTGGCCCGTAAGCTAGGATTGTACCAACGGTACAACCGTCGAACCGGTAAGGAGTAA
- a CDS encoding DUF883 family protein has translation MSEFEAEVKKAEKELEQSLVPLNTGEKVTDDEFLGDIKMQAQEYGQKIQDAAVKARDFAEDKFAKAGDKFKELQNKDPKEFVEDAKEFARQKPGQTILIAAAVGVILGLLIKRK, from the coding sequence ATGTCTGAATTTGAAGCCGAAGTTAAAAAAGCAGAAAAGGAATTGGAACAGAGCCTGGTACCGCTCAACACGGGCGAAAAGGTGACGGATGACGAATTTTTAGGAGATATCAAGATGCAGGCACAAGAATACGGCCAGAAGATCCAGGACGCCGCCGTCAAGGCAAGAGATTTTGCCGAGGACAAGTTTGCCAAGGCAGGCGATAAATTTAAGGAATTGCAGAACAAGGACCCGAAAGAGTTCGTCGAGGACGCCAAAGAGTTTGCCCGCCAGAAACCCGGCCAAACCATTCTGATCGCCGCCGCAGTCGGCGTGATCCTCGGTCTGCTGATTAAGCGAAAATAA
- a CDS encoding TetR/AcrR family transcriptional regulator, with translation MIKDLFTCNHAGRMTGDARREQILQTAVSLFAQKGFKGTTTKEIATAAGVSEAMVFRHFASKDELYAAILDTKGCQDGVHRFPWEENEVLRKAIEDKDDFAVFYNIAFDALNKHEADIGFMRLLFYSALEEHKLAEMFFSGYISKIYGFIGGYVAERQADGAFRDLDPRMAVRSFLGMLIHHSLNNLLWDKNRMIIDITNQEAATSFAEILLNGVRKVDA, from the coding sequence TTGATCAAAGACCTATTCACGTGTAATCACGCCGGCCGGATGACCGGCGACGCCCGTCGGGAGCAGATATTGCAGACGGCGGTCTCCCTCTTTGCCCAAAAGGGCTTTAAGGGCACGACGACCAAGGAGATCGCGACTGCTGCCGGTGTCTCGGAGGCGATGGTCTTTCGCCACTTTGCGTCAAAAGACGAGCTTTATGCCGCGATCCTGGACACAAAGGGTTGTCAGGACGGCGTCCATCGCTTCCCCTGGGAGGAGAATGAGGTTTTGCGTAAGGCGATCGAGGACAAGGACGACTTTGCCGTCTTTTACAATATCGCCTTTGACGCTCTTAACAAGCACGAAGCCGATATCGGCTTTATGCGTCTGCTATTTTATTCGGCACTTGAGGAACACAAGTTAGCCGAAATGTTTTTCAGCGGATATATTTCGAAGATCTATGGGTTTATCGGCGGATATGTGGCCGAACGCCAGGCCGACGGCGCATTTCGCGACCTCGATCCGCGAATGGCGGTGAGGAGTTTTCTGGGGATGCTGATCCACCATTCGCTTAACAATCTGCTCTGGGATAAAAACCGTATGATCATCGACATTACAAATCAGGAAGCGGCAACGAGCTTTGCCGAAATATTATTGAACGGGGTCAGAAAAGTCGATGCGTGA
- a CDS encoding efflux RND transporter periplasmic adaptor subunit, whose amino-acid sequence MMRSQKYLLLFGLVSVTAALTLSGCGSKAANTNSNASAQPTVVDVTTTQATVKPIPTYFEATGNLAGDASTDVAPSVGGKITEVNFDVGSYVEKGSVLVRLDDRDARLRLEQAQAQAEQQRKAVDQAVAALRQAQIRLNVKDGEVFNIETFSQVKSTNANLILAEKELVRAQRLFDTGDVSRSVLDQRRAARDAILGQLDEARSNAAVAVKAINSAEATVATARSGVATAQTQVDQARKALTDTAIYAPISGYIAERVADPGEFISPNTPNSKVATIVRTSTLRLKIDVPEASIGKVAIGQGISLQTSAYPDRSFAGTVVRMLPNINATARTLIVEAEVANGDGLLKPGQFATVRITQSKPENAVMIPASAVRTEGETNRVFVIKDGVAHEHIVQTGLLENGLIQIKTGIAEGEIVANSNINTLYDGVAVRQAN is encoded by the coding sequence ATGATGAGAAGTCAAAAATACCTATTATTGTTCGGGCTCGTATCGGTTACTGCTGCATTGACGCTGAGCGGATGCGGATCAAAGGCCGCCAATACGAACTCCAACGCAAGCGCGCAACCCACGGTCGTTGACGTTACGACAACGCAAGCAACAGTTAAGCCGATCCCGACCTATTTCGAAGCTACCGGCAACCTGGCCGGCGATGCCTCGACCGATGTCGCACCGTCGGTCGGCGGTAAGATCACCGAGGTCAATTTTGACGTCGGCAGCTATGTCGAAAAGGGCAGCGTACTGGTCCGCCTGGATGACCGCGATGCCCGCCTCCGCCTCGAACAGGCTCAGGCTCAGGCCGAGCAGCAACGAAAGGCTGTCGATCAAGCAGTTGCCGCTCTTCGCCAGGCCCAAATACGGCTTAATGTTAAGGACGGCGAAGTTTTTAACATCGAGACCTTCTCGCAGGTAAAATCGACCAACGCCAATCTCATACTTGCCGAAAAGGAACTCGTACGGGCTCAGCGTTTGTTCGATACCGGCGACGTTTCGCGTTCGGTACTCGACCAACGCCGCGCGGCGCGTGACGCGATCCTCGGCCAACTCGACGAAGCGCGTTCAAACGCCGCGGTTGCAGTCAAGGCGATCAACTCTGCCGAGGCCACCGTCGCAACGGCAAGATCGGGAGTCGCTACGGCCCAGACACAGGTCGATCAGGCCCGCAAGGCACTCACCGACACTGCCATCTATGCACCGATCAGCGGTTACATCGCCGAGCGTGTGGCCGATCCGGGTGAGTTTATTTCGCCTAATACGCCAAATTCTAAGGTTGCGACGATCGTCCGAACATCGACGCTGAGACTGAAGATCGACGTGCCCGAGGCATCGATCGGCAAGGTCGCCATCGGCCAGGGCATCTCGCTCCAGACGAGCGCGTATCCGGACCGCAGCTTTGCCGGAACGGTTGTCAGAATGTTGCCCAATATCAATGCGACGGCCCGCACGCTCATCGTCGAAGCCGAGGTCGCGAACGGCGATGGATTGCTCAAGCCTGGACAGTTTGCCACCGTCCGGATCACGCAGTCCAAACCGGAAAATGCCGTTATGATACCTGCCTCGGCCGTGCGTACCGAGGGCGAGACCAATAGGGTATTTGTTATTAAGGACGGCGTCGCGCACGAGCATATCGTGCAGACCGGATTGCTCGAAAACGGTCTGATCCAGATCAAGACCGGTATCGCCGAGGGCGAAATTGTCGCCAACAGCAACATCAACACGCTCTATGACGGCGTCGCTGTAAGGCAGGCTAATTAG
- a CDS encoding efflux RND transporter permease subunit: MQWLAEICVKRPVFATMLILSLVVVGAFSFFSLGVDLYPKIDFPTITITVVNPGASPQEIETEITEKVEEAVNTISGIDELRSTSVEGLSQVFVQFILEKDVNVAAQEVENRVQTVIPNLPETAKQPAVQKLDTDAAPVLRISVSAPKSLREVTEVARKQIKERIESVNGVGQITIIGGRERQINVWLDPDKMRSYTVTPAEVSGALRIQNIEFPSGRLDEGQKETSVRTVGKIKTPEEFNEVVVATRGNYQVKVKDLGYVEDGAEETRSEARLNGVPAVTLIVSKQSGQNTVAVSREIKSRLAEIEKTLPAGFQLRVIGDNSVFIENSLHAIEEHLVVGSILAAIVVFLFLWSFRSTLIAGLAIPTSIIATFALVYGMGYTLNSITMLSLTLMVGIVIDDAIVVLENIYRFVEEKGMNPFQAAIEGTREIGMAVLATTLSLMAVFVPIGFMQGIVGRFMSSFGLTASFAVLVSLIVSFTLTPMLAARLIKRKAEEPAKEQDEISGDGMLTPKAASDSHYTGWFRVVDKVYTSMLRFSMGHRWAIVVLCILVFLSIVPLFMFVGKNFLPVDDQSQFEVTVRAPEGSSIGATSQIFERIAAEIRKMPGVTDTLATVGGGQQQVVNAGSIYVKLTDIKERAKSQEELMGDARELLKQFPGELRTGVQPVQAFSGGGFRSANVQFLIAGPDLKKLEEYSQKIQEKIKSIPDAVDVDSTLVSGKPELQLEIDRDTAADLGVRVGDISQALNTLVAGQEATTFNAGNDQYEVRVRAINPFRTSVEGLRRMIVPSSKVGVVTLDRVVKTSTGTGPSSVDRTNRQRQVTLLANTRPGGSAASITAGIDSFVKEMNLPSTYRTGYVGQSKEMGKAGFYFLLAFALSFIFMYIVLAAQFESFIHPVTILLTLPLSIPFGIFSLLVVGQTVNIFSGLGLLLLFGVVKKNAILQIDHTNTLRSHGMGRYDAIIQANRDRLRPILMTTIALVAGMIPLVISTGAGSGTNRSIGVLVVGGQSLCLLLTLLAVPVFYSIFDDLAEMKIFKSVNGFATRMFGGAKRKLSTATSSLFAKQ, encoded by the coding sequence ATGCAGTGGCTGGCTGAGATTTGTGTAAAACGCCCGGTATTCGCGACGATGCTTATATTGTCGCTGGTCGTCGTCGGGGCATTCTCGTTCTTTAGTTTAGGCGTCGATCTGTATCCAAAGATCGATTTCCCGACCATCACGATCACGGTGGTCAATCCCGGCGCGTCGCCGCAGGAGATCGAAACCGAGATCACCGAAAAGGTCGAGGAGGCCGTCAATACCATCAGCGGTATCGACGAACTGCGCTCGACCTCGGTCGAGGGACTCTCGCAGGTGTTTGTTCAGTTCATACTCGAAAAGGACGTCAACGTGGCGGCCCAAGAGGTCGAAAACCGCGTCCAGACCGTGATCCCCAATTTGCCGGAAACCGCCAAGCAACCGGCGGTCCAAAAGCTCGACACTGATGCGGCGCCCGTTCTGCGTATTTCGGTTTCAGCTCCAAAATCGCTTCGCGAAGTGACGGAAGTGGCCCGAAAGCAGATCAAGGAACGCATCGAGTCGGTCAACGGCGTCGGCCAGATAACCATCATCGGCGGCCGCGAACGCCAGATCAATGTCTGGCTCGACCCCGACAAGATGCGTTCCTACACCGTCACTCCCGCCGAGGTCTCAGGCGCCCTCAGGATCCAAAACATCGAGTTTCCGAGCGGTCGCCTAGACGAAGGCCAGAAGGAAACCAGCGTCCGCACCGTCGGCAAGATCAAGACACCTGAGGAGTTTAATGAGGTCGTCGTCGCGACCCGCGGTAATTATCAGGTCAAGGTCAAGGACCTCGGCTATGTCGAGGACGGCGCCGAAGAAACGCGTTCCGAGGCTCGCCTTAACGGCGTCCCGGCGGTGACTCTGATCGTCTCGAAACAATCCGGGCAAAACACCGTCGCGGTGTCGCGCGAGATCAAGTCTCGCCTCGCCGAGATCGAAAAGACTCTGCCCGCCGGATTTCAACTGCGTGTGATCGGTGACAACTCGGTCTTCATCGAAAACTCGCTACACGCGATCGAAGAGCATCTCGTCGTTGGTTCGATCCTCGCGGCCATCGTTGTATTCCTTTTCCTTTGGAGTTTTAGATCAACGCTCATTGCCGGCCTCGCGATCCCGACTTCGATCATCGCCACTTTCGCTCTGGTGTATGGGATGGGCTATACGCTCAATTCCATAACGATGCTGTCGCTCACTCTAATGGTCGGTATCGTCATCGACGATGCGATCGTCGTGCTCGAAAATATCTATCGCTTCGTCGAGGAAAAAGGGATGAACCCATTTCAGGCGGCCATCGAAGGCACGCGTGAGATCGGTATGGCGGTCTTGGCGACGACACTCTCGCTAATGGCGGTATTTGTCCCGATCGGGTTTATGCAGGGCATCGTCGGGCGATTTATGTCGAGCTTTGGCCTGACCGCATCGTTTGCGGTGCTGGTGTCCTTGATCGTTTCTTTTACGCTCACGCCGATGCTCGCGGCACGCCTGATCAAGCGTAAGGCCGAGGAACCGGCGAAAGAGCAGGACGAGATCAGCGGTGACGGTATGCTCACGCCGAAAGCGGCGTCGGACAGTCATTATACCGGTTGGTTTCGCGTCGTGGACAAAGTTTACACGTCGATGCTCAGATTCTCGATGGGGCATCGTTGGGCTATCGTCGTCCTCTGTATTTTGGTTTTTCTCAGCATCGTTCCGCTATTTATGTTCGTCGGTAAAAACTTTTTGCCGGTCGACGATCAATCACAGTTTGAGGTTACCGTCCGGGCACCTGAAGGGTCGAGCATCGGAGCGACGTCCCAGATCTTTGAGCGAATTGCCGCGGAGATCCGCAAGATGCCCGGCGTGACCGACACACTCGCCACGGTAGGCGGCGGCCAACAGCAGGTCGTTAATGCCGGCTCGATCTACGTTAAACTCACGGATATCAAGGAGCGTGCGAAGTCGCAGGAAGAGTTAATGGGCGATGCCCGCGAATTGCTAAAACAATTTCCCGGCGAGCTTCGCACAGGCGTCCAACCCGTACAGGCATTTTCCGGCGGCGGTTTCCGCAGTGCCAATGTCCAGTTTCTGATCGCCGGACCTGACCTCAAAAAGCTCGAGGAGTATTCGCAGAAGATCCAAGAAAAGATCAAGTCGATCCCGGACGCAGTGGACGTTGACTCGACGCTGGTCAGCGGCAAACCCGAACTTCAGCTTGAGATCGATCGTGACACGGCGGCCGACCTCGGCGTACGCGTCGGCGACATTTCGCAGGCACTCAATACCCTCGTCGCCGGCCAGGAGGCGACTACTTTCAACGCCGGAAACGACCAATACGAGGTGCGTGTGCGTGCTATCAACCCGTTTCGAACCAGCGTTGAGGGACTGCGGCGAATGATCGTGCCGTCATCCAAGGTCGGCGTGGTGACACTTGACCGCGTCGTCAAGACCTCCACGGGCACCGGTCCGAGCTCCGTCGACCGAACCAATCGACAGCGTCAGGTCACGCTTTTGGCAAATACTCGGCCCGGCGGTTCAGCGGCGAGCATCACTGCGGGGATCGACAGTTTCGTCAAGGAGATGAATCTGCCATCGACCTACCGCACAGGCTACGTCGGCCAGTCAAAGGAAATGGGTAAGGCCGGTTTCTACTTCCTGCTTGCTTTTGCCCTGTCATTCATCTTTATGTACATCGTTTTGGCGGCGCAGTTCGAGTCGTTCATCCATCCGGTGACGATCCTTCTGACGCTGCCGCTGTCGATACCATTCGGTATTTTCAGCCTTTTGGTGGTCGGGCAAACGGTGAATATCTTCTCGGGACTCGGCCTTTTGCTCCTATTCGGCGTCGTTAAGAAAAACGCAATTCTGCAGATCGACCATACAAATACGCTGCGTTCGCACGGAATGGGTCGTTACGATGCCATCATTCAGGCCAATCGTGATCGCTTGCGGCCGATCCTTATGACGACCATCGCATTGGTCGCCGGTATGATCCCGCTGGTCATTTCGACCGGCGCAGGTTCGGGTACAAACCGCTCGATCGGCGTTTTGGTGGTCGGCGGCCAGAGCCTCTGTTTGCTTTTGACGCTGCTGGCTGTCCCGGTCTTCTATTCGATCTTTGACGATCTGGCCGAAATGAAGATCTTCAAATCTGTTAATGGCTTTGCTACGCGGATGTTCGGCGGAGCCAAACGAAAATTATCAACTGCGACCAGTTCGCTTTTCGCGAAGCAGTAA
- a CDS encoding TolC family protein, protein MKRHLYIIWLVMLLAFGTAARAQQPTPTPTPSDTQTVAPENLQGVPAIAPNYRSDDRSLPDLGRVGVDMTRQKSLTLRETIELALSNNRDIEVSRKTARMAEFDLQSTRGFFQPRLSGQTYYDHTTTPNVSIFSNNQKATQGTLLGNAALQAFAPQYGTIFTGAFNNTRVTTDNPISILSPQYNSTLSFAVTQPLFRGRKIDAARRTIEIFKKNLSLTDTQFRQRSIEIVAGAEKAYWDLAFALRNLQVQRDSVRDAKSQLEHSRRLAEEGQLAPIDVVASETQVANFEQAVYDALNVVNLTENALKNLISANRSDVIWSEALTPVDPVELDTPRTTLTEAMDAALSNRPELELNRAQRDINAIDQRLYRDQQKPQIDFIASYSSSGVGGTQNPDFSPSFPTPCTTAPTSPACAQQQANLALLTGNPLSGIFANRYPTFRFGVQFNLPLFGDKTAGALLGKSKVEAERIDTQREQIEQGVQVEVRNALQAIRTNEARLRAAAVARDNSAKQYDSEQRKLDAGQSDIYKVLERQTALAVARSNELRARTELNKAIAELERATGNSLKAKNIEPK, encoded by the coding sequence ATGAAACGGCACCTTTATATCATTTGGTTGGTAATGCTGTTAGCGTTCGGCACGGCCGCACGCGCGCAGCAGCCCACACCGACACCGACGCCGTCCGACACGCAGACTGTCGCACCGGAAAACCTGCAGGGCGTTCCTGCGATCGCACCTAACTACCGCTCGGACGACCGCAGCTTGCCCGATCTCGGCCGCGTCGGCGTCGATATGACACGGCAAAAATCGCTTACGCTGCGCGAGACCATCGAGCTTGCACTCAGCAATAACCGCGATATCGAGGTTTCGCGCAAGACGGCGCGAATGGCCGAGTTTGACCTGCAATCGACCCGAGGCTTTTTTCAACCGCGGCTGTCGGGACAGACCTATTACGACCACACGACGACGCCGAACGTCAGCATTTTCAGCAACAATCAAAAGGCGACTCAGGGCACGCTGCTCGGCAATGCCGCCCTGCAGGCTTTTGCTCCGCAGTACGGCACGATATTCACGGGTGCGTTCAATAATACGCGGGTGACGACCGACAATCCGATCTCGATCCTCAGTCCGCAATACAATTCGACGCTCTCGTTCGCCGTCACGCAACCGCTATTTCGCGGCCGCAAGATCGACGCCGCACGGCGGACCATCGAGATATTTAAGAAAAATCTGTCGCTCACCGACACGCAGTTTCGCCAGCGTTCGATCGAGATCGTCGCCGGTGCCGAAAAGGCGTATTGGGATCTCGCCTTTGCTCTGCGCAATCTGCAGGTCCAGCGTGACAGCGTCCGGGACGCCAAGTCACAGCTCGAACATAGTCGTCGTCTGGCCGAAGAGGGCCAGCTTGCACCGATCGACGTGGTCGCCTCAGAAACGCAGGTCGCCAATTTCGAACAAGCGGTCTATGACGCTCTGAATGTCGTCAATCTGACTGAGAATGCTCTCAAAAATCTCATTTCGGCTAACCGCAGCGACGTCATCTGGTCCGAGGCTCTGACGCCGGTCGATCCGGTCGAGCTCGACACTCCGCGCACCACATTGACCGAGGCAATGGATGCGGCGCTCAGCAATCGGCCTGAGCTTGAGCTCAATCGGGCCCAACGCGACATCAACGCGATCGATCAAAGGCTCTATCGCGATCAGCAAAAGCCGCAGATCGACTTTATCGCCAGCTACTCGTCCTCGGGTGTCGGCGGCACGCAAAATCCGGATTTCAGCCCGTCCTTTCCGACGCCCTGCACCACGGCGCCGACATCGCCTGCGTGTGCGCAGCAGCAGGCCAATCTGGCACTCTTGACCGGCAATCCACTCAGCGGCATTTTCGCCAATCGCTACCCGACGTTTCGCTTCGGCGTACAGTTCAATCTGCCGCTCTTTGGCGACAAAACGGCCGGGGCGTTGCTCGGCAAATCCAAGGTCGAAGCCGAGCGGATCGACACGCAGCGTGAGCAGATCGAGCAAGGCGTCCAGGTCGAAGTACGAAATGCTCTGCAAGCGATCCGCACGAACGAGGCTCGGCTCAGGGCCGCCGCGGTCGCCCGCGATAATTCGGCCAAGCAATACGATTCGGAACAGCGGAAGCTCGACGCCGGCCAGTCCGACATCTATAAGGTGCTCGAACGCCAGACCGCTCTCGCCGTCGCCCGCAGCAACGAACTCCGTGCCCGCACCGAGCTTAACAAGGCGATCGCCGAGCTCGAACGCGCGACCGGCAACTCGCTCAAGGCCAAGAATATCGAGCCGAAATAA
- a CDS encoding NAD(P)H-quinone oxidoreductase, producing MKAVYINDPSPNAAVSLCEVDEPASPLASQVLVRVRAAGLNRADLMQVKGLYPPPPGVSPNIPGLEFAGEVTEVGSDVTQWSGGERVFGITAGEAQVEYLITDALHLARIPDSLTFIEAAAVPEAFITAQDAVITQAALSAGETLLIHAVGSGVGLAALQIAKAIGARVIGTSRTAAKLAKCDEFGIDAGIVTAEPLFADAVAEANGGRGADVILDLVGGAYFSENIKCLAAKGRLMLVGLTAGRKSEIDLGVVLQKRLTLTGTVLRGRSFDEKAAVTRKFVDEIVPLLGSGRLRPVIDRVFAAADVSAAYDHLASNESFGKVVLEF from the coding sequence ATGAAGGCCGTCTATATCAATGATCCGTCGCCGAATGCCGCTGTCTCGCTGTGCGAGGTTGACGAGCCCGCATCGCCCTTGGCGTCGCAAGTTTTGGTGCGTGTGCGTGCCGCCGGGCTCAACCGAGCGGACCTTATGCAGGTAAAGGGACTTTATCCGCCGCCGCCCGGAGTTTCGCCAAATATTCCGGGTCTTGAGTTCGCGGGTGAGGTTACCGAGGTTGGTAGCGACGTCACACAATGGAGCGGCGGCGAACGTGTTTTCGGCATCACGGCCGGCGAGGCTCAAGTCGAGTATCTCATCACCGACGCCCTTCATCTCGCACGCATTCCCGACTCTCTGACCTTTATCGAAGCCGCCGCCGTGCCCGAGGCGTTTATCACCGCACAGGACGCCGTCATCACTCAGGCCGCACTTTCGGCGGGCGAGACGCTTCTGATTCACGCGGTCGGATCGGGCGTCGGCCTCGCCGCACTCCAGATCGCCAAGGCTATCGGAGCACGCGTGATCGGCACTTCGCGAACGGCCGCCAAACTTGCAAAATGCGACGAGTTTGGCATCGACGCGGGCATTGTCACCGCCGAACCGCTCTTTGCCGACGCCGTCGCTGAGGCAAACGGCGGCAGAGGCGCCGACGTCATTCTGGACCTCGTCGGCGGTGCGTACTTTTCCGAAAATATTAAGTGTCTTGCGGCAAAAGGCCGTCTGATGCTCGTCGGCCTGACCGCTGGCCGCAAGTCGGAGATCGACCTTGGGGTGGTCTTGCAAAAGCGTTTGACGCTCACCGGCACGGTGCTTCGCGGACGCAGTTTTGACGAAAAGGCGGCGGTGACTCGCAAGTTTGTCGATGAGATCGTGCCGCTATTAGGCTCGGGCCGACTCCGCCCGGTCATCGATCGCGTTTTCGCCGCCGCAGACGTGTCCGCCGCGTACGATCACCTCGCGTCTAACGAGAGTTTTGGAAAGGTTGTGTTGGAATTTTAG